The Methanobacterium sp. BAmetb5 genome includes a region encoding these proteins:
- a CDS encoding thioredoxin family protein gives MVIIVAALLVVGLVISNSTNKEAENNSDTLKWNDNLDQAIQEAKATNKTVFVDLYADWCTYCDEMDKNTFTSPEVKEKLSQNYVLVKIDVDKNPGPSSKYQAYSLPTMLILDSNGNEIKRIVGYQSPEKLLSQI, from the coding sequence ATGGTAATTATCGTGGCAGCACTCTTAGTGGTGGGACTGGTTATTTCTAATTCAACCAATAAAGAAGCAGAAAATAATTCGGACACTTTAAAATGGAATGATAATTTAGATCAGGCCATCCAGGAAGCGAAGGCTACAAATAAAACTGTATTTGTGGATCTTTATGCAGACTGGTGTACTTACTGTGATGAAATGGATAAAAACACCTTCACCTCCCCGGAGGTCAAGGAAAAACTGTCACAAAATTACGTACTGGTAAAGATAGACGTGGATAAAAATCCAGGACCCAGTTCAAAGTACCAGGCTTACAGTCTCCCTACCATGCTGATACTGGACTCCAATGGCAATGAAATAAAGAGAATAGTTGGATACCAGAGTCCAGAGAAGTTACTGAGCCAGATATAG